In Pseudomonas sp. DNDY-54, a genomic segment contains:
- the pilV gene encoding type IV pilus modification protein PilV: MKKRFHNRGFSLIEVLVTLVLLTIGMLALVAMQGRGIQFTSDSVARNNGIMLATEVLETMRANPGARDEYLIEKLQADGECSGEAVEVSDVTEQMACWSEKARALMPGANGDGAEAIAVRNNFYICRSVELQECITNDGSAIEVQIAWRSNGERCREEEGEGDADPFICTLRLRGEL; this comes from the coding sequence ATGAAAAAACGCTTCCATAACCGAGGCTTCAGCCTCATCGAAGTGCTGGTTACTCTGGTGCTTCTGACCATAGGCATGCTTGCACTGGTGGCCATGCAGGGTCGGGGCATTCAATTCACCTCGGATTCGGTAGCACGCAACAATGGAATCATGCTTGCAACTGAAGTCCTAGAAACGATGCGCGCCAATCCCGGCGCACGTGATGAGTACCTGATAGAAAAACTCCAAGCCGACGGAGAGTGCTCAGGAGAAGCCGTGGAAGTGTCCGACGTTACCGAACAGATGGCATGTTGGAGCGAGAAGGCGCGCGCACTTATGCCTGGCGCCAATGGCGATGGAGCTGAGGCAATTGCCGTACGCAACAATTTCTACATATGCCGCTCGGTGGAACTCCAAGAATGCATAACCAACGACGGCTCGGCCATCGAGGTTCAGATTGCCTGGCGCTCCAATGGCGAACGCTGCCGAGAGGAAGAAGGCGAGGGCGACGCCGACCCATTTATTTGCACCTTGCGCCTGCGCGGAGAGCTCTGA
- a CDS encoding GspH/FimT family protein — MSRRSDMHGFTLIELMIVLALLAIAAGIAMPNFARLVANNQIEAQAQTLNSLLQFARSQAVVRRTSISLSNTANDWFVATAEDDTVLRQEAFNPDHASISTDLTPPIEVAFTANGSAQSARFIVCRDDNPAFAYLITVQPSGNTRLMPRGKDADGTDLQDCKP; from the coding sequence ATGTCACGCCGCAGCGACATGCATGGATTCACCCTGATCGAGCTGATGATCGTACTTGCCCTACTGGCCATCGCAGCCGGTATCGCAATGCCCAACTTCGCCCGCCTGGTCGCAAACAATCAGATTGAAGCTCAAGCGCAGACGCTCAACAGCCTGCTGCAGTTCGCCCGCTCACAAGCCGTGGTGCGACGCACCTCCATCAGCCTGAGCAATACTGCCAATGACTGGTTCGTGGCCACTGCCGAGGACGACACCGTGCTACGCCAGGAGGCTTTCAACCCGGACCACGCGAGTATTTCCACGGATCTGACTCCCCCCATCGAAGTTGCCTTTACTGCGAACGGCTCAGCCCAATCCGCACGCTTCATCGTATGCCGCGACGACAACCCGGCTTTCGCCTACCTGATTACCGTTCAACCCAGCGGCAATACACGCCTGATGCCTCGGGGCAAGGATGCAGACGGCACTGATCTGCAGGACTGCAAGCCATGA
- a CDS encoding GspH/FimT family pseudopilin, which yields MPNRDQGFTLIELLITLSILTVVISMAVPAMADLIARSRQQALLTHIQNTIQKARAKAVLHRQTILICGTSDTTNCISDWRNGWLTQTETTGQVLDVTQLSTADELRWSGFGDQRIRFYENGTSPWSNGRFYQCYKQRVAWQLILSRQGRLRQGTAADNASKASLCTP from the coding sequence ATGCCGAATCGAGATCAAGGCTTCACGCTAATTGAGCTGCTGATTACCCTATCGATCCTCACCGTCGTCATCTCCATGGCTGTCCCGGCGATGGCCGACCTCATCGCTCGTAGCCGCCAGCAGGCCCTGCTCACCCATATCCAGAACACCATTCAAAAGGCCCGCGCGAAAGCGGTACTTCATCGCCAGACAATTCTCATCTGTGGTACCAGCGATACAACCAACTGCATCAGCGACTGGCGCAACGGCTGGCTGACCCAAACGGAAACGACCGGACAGGTACTCGATGTAACTCAGTTATCCACTGCCGACGAGTTACGCTGGAGTGGCTTCGGCGATCAGCGGATACGGTTCTACGAAAACGGTACCAGCCCTTGGAGCAATGGCCGTTTCTACCAGTGCTACAAACAGCGAGTCGCCTGGCAACTCATCCTCAGCCGCCAGGGCCGGCTGCGGCAAGGCACTGCGGCAGACAACGCAAGCAAAGCCTCGCTGTGCACACCCTGA
- the thiO gene encoding glycine oxidase ThiO: MNQETIVIGGGIIGLLSAFFLARSEQEVVLLESGETGTEASWAGGGIVSPLYPWRYSPAITALAHWSQDFYPQLGERLREQTSVDPEVYETGLYWLDLEDEEQALAWAEREERPIRRVNIEAVHTAVPSLGDSFSRAIYLPGVANVRNPRLLQALRAALAKMPNVRILEHCAVTGFVRDGQRVVGVQTSQGEMRADQVVLAAGAWSGKLLATLGLELPVKPMKGQMILFKCAEDFLPSMVLAKRRYAIPRRDGHILVGSTLEDVGFDKTPTNDALESLRSTAAELLPALANAEVVKHWAGLRPASPEGIPYIGPVPGHDGLWLNCGHFRNGLVLAPASCQLLTDLMTGQAPIIEPAPYAPARRL, translated from the coding sequence GTGAACCAAGAAACTATCGTTATCGGCGGCGGAATCATAGGGCTGCTATCGGCTTTTTTCCTCGCAAGGTCGGAGCAGGAAGTCGTCCTGCTAGAGTCAGGCGAAACGGGCACCGAAGCCTCCTGGGCCGGGGGCGGAATCGTTTCTCCTCTCTATCCTTGGCGTTACAGCCCGGCGATTACAGCACTGGCACATTGGTCGCAGGATTTTTATCCGCAGTTGGGCGAGCGCTTGCGAGAGCAAACCAGTGTCGATCCGGAGGTTTACGAAACGGGATTGTACTGGCTGGATCTTGAGGACGAAGAGCAGGCCCTAGCGTGGGCGGAACGAGAAGAGCGGCCGATTCGTCGGGTCAACATCGAGGCGGTGCATACCGCAGTGCCGTCACTGGGCGACAGTTTCTCTCGTGCGATCTATCTACCGGGCGTGGCTAACGTACGAAACCCGCGCTTGTTGCAGGCGCTTCGTGCCGCGCTGGCCAAGATGCCGAACGTTAGGATCTTGGAGCATTGCGCTGTGACAGGCTTCGTTCGTGATGGGCAGCGGGTTGTCGGCGTGCAAACGTCGCAGGGCGAGATGCGCGCGGATCAAGTCGTACTGGCCGCGGGCGCCTGGAGTGGCAAGTTGCTAGCGACCCTCGGACTCGAGCTGCCCGTAAAGCCCATGAAGGGCCAGATGATTCTGTTTAAATGTGCAGAGGATTTCCTGCCGAGTATGGTGCTGGCCAAGCGGCGCTATGCGATCCCACGGCGCGATGGCCATATTCTTGTGGGTAGTACCCTTGAGGACGTTGGTTTCGACAAGACCCCAACCAACGATGCGCTGGAAAGCCTGAGATCGACCGCCGCCGAGTTGCTGCCCGCCCTAGCCAATGCCGAGGTGGTCAAGCACTGGGCGGGGCTGCGGCCCGCCTCGCCGGAAGGCATCCCCTACATTGGCCCGGTGCCTGGTCATGACGGGCTCTGGTTGAATTGTGGCCATTTCCGTAACGGCCTGGTGCTGGCCCCCGCG